A section of the Flaviflexus equikiangi genome encodes:
- a CDS encoding recombinase family protein → MSTTQQSAATDFTRLGATTAVAVSYLRVSTKEQAERGGRDEGFSIPAQREANLRKACDLGAIVVEEFVDAGESARKADRPELMRMIEYVKTNHVAYCIVHKVDRLARNRADDVAIHVALKDAGVMLVSATENIDETPSGMLLHGIMSTIAEFYSRNLANEVSKGMSQKAMTGGTNGKAPIGYLNVTTRDELGRELRIVEPDPTRAEIVKWAFEAYATGNYSTAMLREALIDQGLTTPPTPKRPARPPALSTVQKMLSNPYYKGSVLFRGATYDGIHEPLVGPEVWYRVQAVLGAKQVSGEKTQTHDHYLKGTVFCGECGSRLMVTNAKSRRGVIYPYFICAGRHAKRTNCERKAMYVPDVEAAVEDYYRRIQIPEHTIQALRSLITAQFSQLHATVKQERNAHVLERDDLQTERSKLLQAHYAGAVPLDLLKSEQDRIGRRLAFLEAQIEAGDMEYELASAHLDDCLALGRDCYKLYMSIDDSLRRIANQAFFDKLYLSEEGTVIGEPGEPFNAFFDPGVQTIAARHEGRAAKSMSQTGNVAGLNNDLLVGPEGLEPPTSTV, encoded by the coding sequence GTGAGCACCACACAACAATCTGCCGCCACCGACTTCACGCGCCTCGGTGCAACCACCGCCGTCGCGGTCTCATACCTACGCGTCTCCACGAAAGAGCAAGCTGAACGCGGAGGTCGTGACGAAGGCTTCTCTATTCCTGCTCAACGCGAAGCGAATCTGCGCAAAGCCTGCGACCTCGGGGCGATCGTGGTCGAAGAGTTCGTCGACGCCGGTGAATCAGCCCGGAAGGCCGACCGCCCTGAACTCATGCGGATGATCGAGTACGTCAAAACCAACCACGTGGCCTACTGCATCGTGCACAAGGTTGACCGCCTTGCACGTAACCGAGCCGATGATGTCGCGATCCATGTCGCGCTCAAAGACGCCGGGGTCATGCTGGTCTCGGCAACAGAGAACATTGACGAGACTCCCTCGGGCATGCTGCTCCACGGCATCATGTCCACTATCGCCGAGTTCTACTCCCGCAACCTCGCCAACGAAGTCTCTAAGGGCATGAGCCAAAAAGCGATGACAGGTGGCACGAACGGAAAAGCGCCCATTGGGTATCTCAACGTGACCACTCGCGATGAACTTGGCCGCGAGCTACGCATCGTTGAACCTGACCCCACGCGTGCGGAGATCGTGAAGTGGGCGTTTGAGGCATACGCGACGGGCAACTACTCAACTGCCATGCTCCGCGAAGCCCTCATCGACCAGGGCCTCACCACACCGCCCACGCCGAAGCGACCAGCACGGCCACCCGCGCTATCGACGGTGCAGAAAATGCTCTCTAACCCGTACTACAAGGGCAGTGTGTTGTTTCGGGGTGCCACCTATGACGGCATCCACGAACCACTCGTTGGCCCCGAAGTCTGGTACCGAGTCCAAGCAGTGCTCGGCGCAAAACAAGTATCCGGCGAGAAAACCCAAACCCACGATCACTACCTCAAAGGCACCGTGTTCTGCGGTGAGTGCGGCTCCCGACTCATGGTCACCAACGCCAAGAGCCGCCGTGGCGTCATCTACCCGTACTTCATCTGTGCCGGACGTCACGCCAAACGCACCAACTGTGAACGCAAAGCAATGTATGTGCCTGATGTTGAAGCCGCGGTCGAAGACTACTACCGGCGCATCCAGATCCCTGAGCACACCATCCAGGCATTGCGTAGCCTCATCACGGCGCAATTCTCACAGCTCCACGCCACCGTGAAGCAGGAACGCAACGCACACGTGCTCGAACGAGACGATCTCCAGACAGAGCGTTCCAAACTTCTGCAAGCCCACTATGCAGGAGCGGTGCCGCTCGATCTCCTCAAGTCGGAGCAGGATCGCATCGGCAGACGACTCGCGTTCCTCGAAGCACAGATCGAAGCCGGTGACATGGAGTACGAACTGGCAAGCGCCCACCTGGACGACTGCCTCGCACTGGGCAGAGACTGCTACAAGCTGTACATGAGCATTGATGACTCACTGCGGCGCATCGCCAACCAGGCATTCTTCGACAAGCTCTACCTCAGCGAGGAGGGCACCGTTATCGGTGAACCGGGGGAACCGTTCAACGCGTTCTTCGACCCTGGTGTGCAGACGATAGCGGCCCGCCACGAGGGGCGGGCCGCTAAGTCGATGTCTCAGACCGGTAATGTCGCCGGTTTGAACAACGACCTTCTGGTGGGCCCGGAGGGACTCGAACCCCCGACATCCACGGTGTAA
- a CDS encoding IS3 family transposase (programmed frameshift): MPRKYDPELKQRAVRMVSEALPDHPTRTAAVRHVADLLGVGAEALRTWHRQAEVDQGKRPGVTTDLAAENKRLERENAELRKANEVLKAASIFFAKGTRPATDEMIAFIDTYRDRFGVEFLCATLRGAVRGFITSRGYRAAKSRPPSARQLKDELLIPEIQRLHKEHYSVYGRRKMHALLKRQGWDIGRDQTHRLMKLADVEGIRRSKKAFTTIPDSGLALPGDLVERRFVADRPNQLWVCDITYVATWSGFAYVSFIIDVFARRIAGWNVASTLKADVLPLQALEMAAWQNDGDLDGVIHHSDHGSNYMSLVYTSRVNELGAKPSTGTVGDSFDNAMAESVNALYKAELIRQRGPWKTVEEVELATLEYVWWWNNKRLHGELGYRSPLEVETAYYTEQESRLTPVR; the protein is encoded by the exons ATGCCCAGAAAGTATGACCCCGAACTGAAGCAGCGTGCGGTGCGGATGGTTTCCGAGGCTCTTCCCGATCACCCCACTCGCACAGCCGCGGTCCGTCATGTCGCGGACCTGCTCGGGGTAGGCGCAGAGGCCCTGCGAACCTGGCACCGGCAGGCCGAAGTCGACCAAGGTAAAAGGCCCGGCGTGACGACCGACTTAGCCGCAGAGAATAAACGACTGGAGCGTGAGAACGCTGAGCTGCGCAAGGCTAACGAGGTGCTTAAAGCTGCGAGTATATTTTTCGCGA AAGGAACTCGACCGGCCACGGACGAAATGATCGCTTTCATCGATACTTATCGTGATCGTTTCGGAGTTGAGTTCCTCTGCGCCACGCTTCGTGGAGCAGTCCGTGGATTTATCACCTCCCGTGGATACCGTGCCGCGAAGAGCCGGCCCCCGTCAGCCCGTCAGCTGAAAGACGAGCTGCTGATTCCAGAGATCCAGCGCCTGCACAAAGAGCATTACAGCGTCTACGGACGCCGCAAGATGCATGCGCTCCTGAAACGACAGGGCTGGGACATCGGCCGCGATCAGACCCACAGGCTCATGAAACTCGCCGACGTTGAAGGTATTCGCAGGTCAAAGAAGGCTTTCACCACGATCCCTGATTCCGGCTTAGCGCTGCCCGGGGACCTGGTGGAGCGCCGGTTTGTAGCTGACCGACCTAACCAATTGTGGGTCTGCGACATCACCTATGTCGCCACCTGGTCCGGGTTCGCCTACGTCTCTTTCATCATCGACGTCTTCGCTCGTCGTATCGCCGGCTGGAATGTTGCCTCGACATTGAAAGCTGACGTGCTGCCACTGCAAGCTTTGGAGATGGCTGCCTGGCAAAACGACGGTGACCTTGATGGAGTGATCCATCATAGCGATCACGGCTCGAACTACATGTCCCTGGTCTACACCAGCAGGGTCAATGAACTCGGCGCCAAGCCCTCTACCGGGACCGTCGGCGATAGTTTTGACAACGCGATGGCTGAATCGGTTAATGCTCTCTACAAGGCCGAACTGATTCGTCAGCGCGGGCCGTGGAAGACCGTGGAAGAAGTTGAGCTGGCAACCCTGGAATACGTGTGGTGGTGGAACAACAAACGCCTCCACGGTGAACTTGGCTACCGCAGCCCGCTCGAGGTCGAGACCGCCTACTACACTGAACAAGAATCCCGCCTGACACCAGTCCGGTGA
- a CDS encoding helix-turn-helix domain-containing protein — protein sequence MNYPMVASGKSPERVESWLRCEPIIARTATIHQPMAPAAYDCVKLVVVRDGSALLLSEFGQRFVTVGDVVVLNANVLCGSEPESHITTTTIYLDTDYVIDQVFWQHACLLHDRLDAERFTNAVYSEPSQVLRLGEDRTGMLMPWLDELVALSIDGGFGSHFHRMQALWFSIADVVMPFLKVTPIRQGRGQRAHARPTLPRCRKFTPARDEAHQTRATLVSDIATNWTLNVLAARVHLSPKQLSRVFTEAYGKTPLAYLTMMRVEEMAHLLRETHLTIDAAARQVGWASRSRANEAFQQCVGMTPSEYRRMHRAE from the coding sequence ATGAATTACCCGATGGTGGCGTCAGGCAAGTCGCCAGAGAGGGTTGAATCATGGTTGCGGTGCGAACCGATTATTGCGCGCACCGCAACCATTCACCAACCTATGGCTCCGGCGGCGTACGACTGCGTCAAGTTGGTCGTCGTCCGCGACGGCAGCGCGTTGCTCTTGAGCGAGTTCGGGCAGCGGTTCGTTACCGTCGGTGATGTTGTGGTGTTGAACGCCAACGTATTGTGCGGGAGCGAACCGGAGAGTCACATCACCACAACCACGATTTACCTCGACACTGACTATGTGATCGATCAGGTGTTCTGGCAGCACGCTTGTCTGCTCCATGATCGCCTTGATGCCGAACGCTTTACCAACGCGGTCTACAGCGAACCCTCACAAGTGCTCCGGCTCGGTGAAGACCGAACCGGCATGTTGATGCCATGGCTGGATGAACTCGTTGCACTCAGCATCGATGGTGGCTTCGGGTCTCATTTTCATCGGATGCAGGCCCTTTGGTTTTCGATCGCTGATGTGGTGATGCCGTTCCTTAAAGTCACGCCGATACGTCAGGGTCGCGGCCAGCGCGCGCATGCCCGGCCTACACTGCCCAGGTGCCGAAAGTTCACACCAGCCAGGGATGAGGCCCACCAAACTCGCGCGACTCTGGTCAGTGATATCGCCACGAACTGGACGCTGAATGTCTTGGCGGCCCGGGTGCATTTATCCCCAAAGCAACTTTCACGAGTGTTCACCGAGGCCTACGGTAAAACGCCGTTGGCATATTTGACGATGATGCGCGTCGAGGAGATGGCGCACCTGCTGCGTGAAACTCACTTGACGATCGACGCGGCTGCCCGTCAGGTTGGTTGGGCGAGCCGGAGCCGTGCCAATGAGGCATTTCAACAGTGTGTGGGTATGACGCCGAGCGAATATCGCCGGATGCACCGCGCCGAGTAA
- a CDS encoding MFS transporter, whose product MSFFTSISRPDHISTTRSWAALVCLSVLQFFIAVDVTVVNVALPSIGDEFGVDPRGLTWVVVGYTITGGGLLMLGGRLGDVVGRRRLLLIGTAIFGAASMMAGFAETFAVLVVARLFQGVGEALALPAAMATIVLLFPEGRARTRALSVWAAVASSGLVLGFVLSGIITEHLGWRWVFLIAIPFTLFVLIATVFLLPRDRKKERAPLDILGSILLTGAPLLFAFGVVEAGEGISWLPVAALTGAFVAAVLFVGVERRASNPLIPLTFFRNRTRVRANLATALLSAALSTSFLLFTFYLQNGLGLSPLEAGLLLLPLAMALIVAVTVVPRLMGRWGARSCIIAGLSFAGAGMIVIAVAAQLDAPAWVLIPAMLFIAAGMGFGLVGLQYAAVTGVTDDDAGVASGVQRAADQLGGSAGVTVFVGLGFASIAHGVSPYLLSSGLAIIGLCVAAFVARRVAVSDEHTTEQGVNTEA is encoded by the coding sequence GTGTCTTTTTTTACCTCAATATCGCGCCCGGATCACATCTCGACCACGCGATCCTGGGCAGCACTCGTGTGCCTGTCAGTGCTGCAATTCTTCATCGCCGTTGATGTTACTGTCGTCAACGTAGCACTGCCATCTATCGGCGATGAATTCGGCGTTGATCCGCGCGGCCTGACCTGGGTTGTCGTCGGATACACCATCACCGGCGGTGGTCTACTCATGCTCGGAGGCCGCCTGGGCGACGTCGTTGGTCGACGCCGCCTTCTTCTAATCGGCACCGCAATTTTCGGAGCAGCCTCGATGATGGCAGGCTTCGCGGAAACCTTCGCAGTGCTTGTTGTAGCCAGGCTGTTTCAAGGAGTAGGCGAAGCCCTCGCCCTACCAGCTGCAATGGCAACCATCGTCCTCCTTTTTCCCGAGGGACGGGCCCGTACTCGAGCATTGAGCGTCTGGGCAGCGGTTGCAAGCAGCGGTCTCGTTTTGGGATTCGTGCTCTCGGGAATCATCACCGAGCACCTAGGTTGGCGATGGGTCTTCCTCATCGCTATCCCGTTCACCCTGTTCGTGCTGATCGCGACGGTATTCCTGCTTCCACGCGACCGAAAGAAGGAGCGCGCACCGCTGGACATTCTCGGGTCGATTCTGTTGACAGGCGCACCGCTACTATTCGCCTTCGGGGTCGTGGAGGCCGGAGAAGGAATCTCTTGGCTGCCAGTTGCGGCTCTGACAGGAGCATTCGTCGCGGCCGTTCTGTTCGTCGGTGTAGAGCGGCGAGCATCGAACCCACTAATTCCTCTAACCTTCTTCCGCAACCGGACTCGGGTGCGAGCAAATCTCGCGACCGCGTTGCTGAGTGCCGCGCTCTCAACGTCGTTCCTACTGTTCACGTTCTATCTTCAGAATGGACTCGGCCTTTCCCCACTGGAAGCCGGCCTACTGCTTCTCCCGCTTGCTATGGCGCTGATCGTCGCGGTGACTGTCGTTCCCCGACTGATGGGACGTTGGGGAGCGCGCTCGTGCATCATCGCAGGTCTTAGCTTCGCAGGAGCAGGCATGATTGTGATTGCTGTCGCCGCGCAACTCGACGCCCCCGCTTGGGTATTAATCCCCGCGATGCTTTTCATCGCCGCAGGTATGGGATTCGGACTAGTCGGATTGCAGTATGCGGCAGTCACCGGAGTAACTGACGACGATGCCGGAGTCGCCTCTGGCGTACAGCGGGCCGCAGACCAGCTTGGCGGGTCTGCTGGCGTCACGGTATTTGTTGGTTTGGGGTTTGCATCAATCGCCCACGGAGTATCGCCCTATCTATTGAGTAGTGGGCTTGCGATCATCGGCCTCTGCGTCGCAGCCTTTGTTGCCCGACGAGTTGCTGTCTCCGATGAACACACGACAGAGCAAGGAGTGAACACGGAAGCTTAG
- the mobF gene encoding MobF family relaxase → MTVSMRVMSAGDGYKYLLRTVVASDGDRLLTTPLTRYYAEQGSPPGRWVGQGLGGIGAGQLSTGDQVTEAQLQLLVGMGRDPITGDAFGRAYQSFVRVSERIEARVAELDGPLSPAVRAEQVAQIEAEETKRGTRRAVAGFDYTFSIPKSASVLWAVADAGTQALIAQAHHAAIAEVVAFIEREVATTRVGATGIDGAAAQVDVTGVIATAFDHYDSRAGDPHLHTHVVISNKVQTAQDGKWRSLDGRPMHAAVVALSELHEAVFADHMTRAFGVEWESRDMGRDRNPAWAISAVPEALVSEFSTRSRHIDVEKNRLIADYIEKHGKQPTTATILKLRAQATLATRPEKQVRSLAELTSDWRTRATRLLGQDATRWAQDVAVNPPAMLLRADDVPLVVIAEIGQAVVEAVGEKRSTWRRWNLHAEASRQLMGWRFASMVDREAITGLVVDSAENASLRLTPPELASSPVVFQRDDGTSRFRPKHSTVYSSETLLQAEDRLLQRARATVSPTVALTTVEQITPLPDDDGRMLSDDQATALASIAVSGRTIDVLVGAAGAGKTTAMNALRRAWEAEHGAGSVVGLAPSAVAAEVLAEDLGIATENTAKWWHNHLTHGTTFTAGQLVIIDEASLAGTHSLDRITGLAETAGAKVLLVGDYAQLQSVDAGGAFALLAGDRNDAPELIDIHRFSNEWEKTASLDLRHGRTDIIDTYIDHDRIHDGDEDAMTDAAYAAWREDTAAGLVSVLIAETNETVTALNNRARADLILDGRLRPSREVELNDGSIAGIGDTIITRRNDRRLRTKDTWVRNGGRWQITQVRDDGSLTVRAVGRLFGGAIVLPAAYVSEHVDLGYAVTAHRAQGITTDTAHTVVTATTTRENFYVAMTRGRNANHAYVAVNQPDDAHSQPHPGDNTDATARSVLYGVMQHVGAELSAHETITAEQEQWGSIAQLAAEYETIAQAAQHDRWATLLHTSGLTLQQTEDVLASDAYGALSAELRRAEANHHDVDRLLPRLVQARSVEDADDIASVLHARLAKASARPAGSGRTRKQPRLIAGLIPPADGTMSPEMRQALNARHQLIEQRADALVDQAVDEAADWVQPLLPKRQNEDMMTGWRRRARVIAAYRDRHQITSTDPLGPVPERTAQKIDYARAHAAVTQLQASVEQPPHREQQRQVNRTLGL, encoded by the coding sequence ATGACGGTTTCGATGCGTGTTATGAGCGCGGGTGACGGTTACAAATACCTCCTGCGTACTGTCGTTGCTAGTGATGGTGACCGGTTGCTCACGACCCCGTTGACGCGCTACTACGCCGAGCAGGGATCACCACCCGGTAGGTGGGTCGGGCAAGGCCTCGGTGGGATCGGTGCCGGTCAATTGAGCACCGGTGACCAGGTCACCGAAGCGCAGCTCCAACTTCTTGTCGGGATGGGCCGAGACCCCATCACCGGTGACGCCTTCGGACGTGCGTATCAGTCCTTTGTGCGCGTTTCGGAGCGGATCGAGGCTCGCGTAGCAGAGTTGGACGGGCCATTGTCGCCCGCCGTTCGCGCGGAACAGGTCGCGCAGATCGAAGCCGAAGAAACTAAACGGGGTACCCGTCGTGCCGTAGCTGGATTTGATTACACGTTCTCGATACCGAAGTCTGCTTCGGTGTTGTGGGCGGTTGCGGATGCAGGGACGCAAGCGCTGATCGCGCAGGCGCACCATGCCGCGATTGCGGAGGTGGTTGCATTCATAGAACGTGAGGTTGCAACCACCCGAGTTGGTGCAACCGGCATCGACGGTGCCGCAGCTCAAGTGGATGTCACAGGCGTGATCGCGACCGCATTCGATCATTACGATTCCCGTGCTGGTGACCCGCACTTGCACACGCACGTTGTGATCTCGAACAAGGTCCAGACGGCGCAAGACGGCAAGTGGCGTTCTCTTGATGGCAGACCGATGCACGCCGCCGTCGTAGCGCTTTCAGAACTCCACGAGGCAGTATTTGCCGATCACATGACGCGCGCATTCGGTGTCGAATGGGAGTCCCGGGACATGGGTCGTGATCGCAACCCCGCATGGGCGATCAGTGCTGTGCCTGAGGCGTTGGTGTCGGAGTTCTCGACTCGTTCCCGCCATATTGATGTCGAGAAGAACCGCCTCATCGCTGACTACATTGAGAAGCATGGCAAGCAGCCCACGACGGCGACGATTCTCAAGCTCCGAGCCCAGGCAACCCTTGCAACCCGGCCCGAGAAGCAGGTGCGATCCCTGGCGGAACTCACCTCAGACTGGCGTACCCGTGCAACGCGCTTACTCGGTCAAGATGCAACCCGGTGGGCACAAGACGTTGCAGTGAACCCTCCCGCGATGTTGTTGCGTGCTGATGATGTGCCCCTCGTTGTGATTGCTGAGATCGGGCAGGCAGTGGTGGAGGCCGTGGGTGAGAAACGGTCAACGTGGCGGCGCTGGAACCTGCACGCCGAAGCATCCCGTCAACTCATGGGATGGCGCTTCGCCTCTATGGTGGATCGTGAAGCGATCACCGGGCTTGTGGTCGATTCGGCCGAGAACGCATCGCTACGTCTGACACCGCCTGAACTAGCGTCGAGCCCTGTCGTCTTCCAACGAGATGATGGCACGAGCCGGTTCCGCCCGAAGCACTCCACTGTGTATTCCTCCGAAACCCTGCTTCAAGCAGAAGACCGCCTCCTGCAACGTGCCCGCGCCACGGTGTCACCGACTGTGGCGCTTACGACGGTCGAGCAGATCACCCCTCTTCCTGATGATGATGGGCGGATGCTAAGCGATGACCAAGCGACGGCACTCGCGTCGATCGCGGTGTCCGGGCGAACTATCGACGTGCTTGTGGGGGCAGCCGGTGCCGGGAAGACCACCGCGATGAACGCGCTCCGCCGTGCATGGGAAGCCGAACACGGAGCCGGTTCGGTTGTTGGCCTCGCACCGTCAGCTGTCGCAGCAGAAGTTCTCGCTGAAGATCTCGGTATCGCTACAGAAAACACTGCGAAGTGGTGGCACAACCACCTCACTCACGGCACCACGTTCACGGCTGGTCAGCTCGTGATCATTGACGAAGCGAGCCTTGCCGGTACTCATTCACTGGATCGCATCACAGGACTTGCCGAAACGGCGGGCGCGAAGGTACTGCTCGTTGGCGACTATGCGCAACTGCAATCCGTAGACGCCGGTGGGGCGTTCGCGCTGCTGGCCGGTGACCGGAACGACGCACCCGAACTGATCGATATTCACCGGTTCAGCAACGAGTGGGAAAAGACCGCATCCCTTGATCTTCGGCACGGCCGCACCGACATCATCGACACCTATATCGATCATGACCGCATCCACGACGGTGACGAAGATGCTATGACAGATGCTGCTTATGCAGCTTGGCGTGAAGACACCGCGGCGGGACTCGTGTCGGTGTTGATCGCGGAGACCAATGAGACTGTCACCGCACTCAATAACCGTGCCCGCGCCGATCTGATTCTTGACGGTAGGCTGCGCCCGAGTCGTGAGGTGGAACTCAACGACGGGTCGATAGCAGGTATTGGGGACACGATCATTACTCGACGTAACGACAGGCGACTGCGCACGAAGGACACATGGGTGCGCAACGGTGGACGTTGGCAAATCACCCAGGTCCGTGACGACGGCTCGCTCACCGTACGGGCCGTCGGGCGTCTTTTTGGCGGCGCGATCGTGCTGCCTGCCGCGTACGTGTCTGAGCATGTTGATCTTGGCTACGCCGTCACGGCACACCGGGCACAAGGCATCACGACCGACACCGCGCACACGGTTGTGACCGCGACAACAACACGGGAGAACTTCTACGTCGCAATGACCCGCGGCCGCAACGCCAACCACGCCTATGTCGCCGTAAACCAACCCGATGATGCTCACAGCCAGCCCCACCCTGGCGATAACACCGATGCCACCGCCAGGTCCGTGCTCTACGGAGTCATGCAACACGTCGGCGCTGAACTCTCCGCACACGAAACCATCACGGCAGAGCAGGAACAGTGGGGCTCGATCGCCCAACTCGCCGCGGAGTACGAGACGATCGCGCAAGCCGCCCAACACGACCGGTGGGCGACGCTACTACATACAAGTGGCCTCACACTCCAACAGACGGAAGACGTACTTGCCTCCGATGCGTATGGTGCACTATCGGCGGAGTTGCGACGAGCGGAAGCCAATCACCACGATGTTGACCGGCTCCTGCCACGCCTCGTACAAGCCCGCAGCGTCGAAGACGCAGATGACATCGCCTCGGTACTGCACGCCCGACTCGCCAAAGCCAGCGCCCGCCCAGCCGGATCAGGACGGACGCGCAAACAGCCACGCCTGATCGCAGGACTCATCCCACCCGCAGACGGAACCATGAGCCCAGAAATGCGGCAGGCACTCAATGCGCGACACCAGCTGATCGAGCAACGCGCTGATGCACTCGTTGACCAAGCCGTCGATGAAGCAGCCGATTGGGTGCAGCCGCTCCTCCCAAAACGTCAGAACGAGGACATGATGACTGGTTGGCGTCGCCGTGCGCGCGTGATCGCCGCCTACCGCGACCGACACCAAATCACCAGCACCGACCCGCTTGGACCGGTACCCGAGCGCACCGCACAGAAGATCGACTATGCCCGCGCACACGCTGCCGTCACGCAACTCCAAGCATCCGTCGAGCAACCTCCACACCGTGAACAGCAGCGACAGGTCAACCGAACCCTCGGACTCTGA
- a CDS encoding IS256 family transposase, with amino-acid sequence MTAPHIIDPAGLLREALAEASPDLMRDLLQAMINALLSADADAVVGAEWGKPSPDRRTQRNGYRHRPLDTRVGTVDVAVPKLRSGTYFPDWLLERRKRAETALITVVADCYLAGVSTRRMDKLVKTLGIHSLSKSQVSRMATDLDEHVDQFRHRPLDEAGPFTFVAADALTMKVREGGRVINAVVLIATGVNADGRREVLGLRVATSETGAAWNSFFADLVARGLTGVRLVTSDAHAGLIEAVAANLPGASWQRCRTHYAANLMSVCPKSYWPAVKAMLHSVYDQPDAASVHAQFDRLLDYVGDKLPEAHDHLDGARADILAFTGFPTGVWAQIWSNNPNERLNREIRRRTDSVGIFPNREAIIRLVGAVLAEQTDEWAEGRRYLSLDVLARSRLHMLPETTDEVSDDPLELTA; translated from the coding sequence ATGACCGCTCCTCATATTATCGACCCTGCAGGCCTGCTCCGTGAAGCCCTGGCCGAAGCATCCCCGGACTTGATGCGCGATCTGCTGCAGGCCATGATCAACGCCCTGCTTTCAGCAGACGCCGATGCCGTGGTCGGGGCGGAATGGGGCAAGCCCAGCCCCGACCGCCGCACCCAGCGCAACGGCTACCGCCACCGGCCCCTGGACACCCGGGTCGGCACAGTGGATGTTGCTGTCCCAAAACTCAGATCGGGCACATATTTTCCCGACTGGCTGCTCGAGCGCAGAAAACGAGCCGAAACAGCACTGATCACGGTCGTGGCTGACTGCTACCTCGCCGGCGTCAGCACTCGGCGGATGGATAAGCTCGTGAAAACCCTGGGTATTCATTCCCTGTCGAAGTCGCAGGTCTCGCGCATGGCTACTGACCTGGACGAGCACGTGGACCAGTTCCGTCACCGCCCGCTCGATGAGGCCGGCCCGTTCACGTTCGTCGCTGCTGACGCGCTGACCATGAAGGTCCGCGAGGGCGGGCGTGTGATTAACGCGGTCGTCCTCATCGCTACCGGCGTCAATGCCGATGGTAGGCGTGAAGTCCTCGGCCTGCGGGTTGCGACCAGTGAGACCGGGGCGGCATGGAACTCCTTCTTCGCCGACCTCGTCGCACGCGGCCTGACCGGCGTGCGTTTAGTGACTTCTGATGCTCATGCGGGCCTGATCGAGGCGGTCGCAGCGAACCTGCCGGGTGCGTCCTGGCAGCGATGCCGCACGCACTACGCCGCGAACCTGATGAGCGTGTGCCCCAAGAGCTACTGGCCGGCAGTCAAAGCGATGCTGCACTCGGTCTACGACCAGCCCGACGCAGCCAGTGTCCACGCCCAATTCGACCGGCTCTTGGACTACGTCGGCGATAAGCTCCCTGAAGCTCACGATCATCTGGACGGCGCACGTGCCGATATCCTTGCCTTCACCGGTTTCCCGACCGGGGTGTGGGCCCAGATCTGGTCCAACAACCCCAATGAGCGCCTCAACCGCGAGATCCGTCGCCGCACCGATTCGGTGGGGATCTTCCCCAACCGAGAGGCGATCATCCGCCTGGTCGGTGCGGTCCTGGCCGAGCAGACCGATGAATGGGCCGAAGGGCGCCGCTACCTCAGCCTCGACGTTCTCGCCAGAAGCCGCCTCCACATGCTTCCCGAGACCACAGACGAGGTGAGCGACGATCCTCTCGAACTGACCGCCTAA